Proteins found in one Polyodon spathula isolate WHYD16114869_AA chromosome 10, ASM1765450v1, whole genome shotgun sequence genomic segment:
- the LOC121322508 gene encoding D(1C) dopamine receptor-like, whose product MENFTNETQLLEGTGTDGTDLSVRAVTGCLLFLLILSTLLGNTLVCVAVIKFRHLRSKVTNFFVISLAVSDLFVAVLVMPWKAVTEVAGYWLFGDFCDTWIAFDIMCSTASILNLCIISLDRYWAIASPFRYERKMTQRAAFIMIGVAWTLSILISFIPVQLNWHKAQEEDLPANFSNQTENCDASLNKTYAISSSLISFYIPVAIMIGTYTRIYRIAQTQIRRISSLERAVEHAQNCHLHPNDCPHENSLKTSFKKETKVLKTLSIIMGVFVFCWLPFFVLNCMVPFCDVNIYELGEPPCVSETTFNIFVWFGWANSSLNPVIYAFNADFRKAFSTILGCNKFCSSTTVEAVNFSNELVSYHHDTTFQKEAPIAFAGKAQLPLVAQSVEELLDPFDKLSVISQTPRSRKNLLLPAVVQFECEAEISLDTITPFTSTGPNECDLIPGQIRD is encoded by the coding sequence ATGGAAAACTTTACAAACGAAACGCAGCTCTTGGAAGGCACGGGTACAGATGGCACTGACCTCAGCGTCCGCGCTGTAACGGGGTGCCTCTTATTTCTCCTGATTCTTTCAACTCTGTTAGGAAACACGCTGGTCTGCGTTGCTGTCATCAAATTCAGGCACCTGAGGTCTAAAGTCACAAACTTTTTTGTCATCTCCTTAGCCGTGTCCGACCTTTTTGTGGCAGTTCTTGTCATGCCATGGAAAGCAGTCACCGAAGTCGCAGGATACTGGCTCTTTGGGGACTTTTGCGACACCTGGATTGCCTTTGACATCATGTGCTCCACGGCTTCTATTTTAAATCTGTGCATTATAAGCCTCGATAGATACTGGGCGATTGCCAGCCCCTTTAGATACGAACGTAAAATGACCCAGAGGGCTGCTTTTATCATGATCGGAGTAGCCTGGACACTCTCCATCCTTATTTCATTCATACCTGTGCAGCTAAACTGGCACAAAGCCCAAGAGGAAGATTTACCTGCTAATTTCAGCAATCAGACTGAAAACTGCGATGCCAGTTTAAACAAGACGTATGCGATTTCTTCTTCCTTAATAAGCTTTTACATCCCCGTTGCCATAATGATCGGCACCTACACAAGGATTTACCGCATCGCACAGACCCAGATCAGGAGGATATCCTCTTTGGAACGGGCTGTAGAACACGCTCAGAACTGCCACCTTCACCCCAACGACTGTCCGCACGAGAACTCACTTAAAAcgtcttttaaaaaagaaacgaaGGTTTTAAAGACGTTGTCTATTATCATGGGCGTCTTTGTATTTTGCTGGCTGCCCTTTTTCGTGTTGAACTGCATGGTACCTTTTTGTGACGTGAACATATATGAACTTGGTGAGCCGCCGTGCGTCAGCGAAACaacttttaacatttttgtatGGTTTGGTTGGGCTAATTCCTCTTTGAACCCGGTTATATATGCCTTCAATGCGGATTTCAGAAAAGCCTTTTCAACAatactaggatgcaacaagttttGTTCCAGCACCACAGTGGAGGCAGTCAATTTCAGCAACGAGCTGGTTTCCTATCACCACGACACCACCTTTCAGAAAGAGGCTCCAATAGCTTTTGCTGGAAAAGCGCAGCTCCCTCTTGTCGCTCAGTCGGTCGAAGAACTGCTAGATCCGTTTGATAAGCTTTCAGTTATCTCGCAGACACCTAGAAGCCGCAAGAACCTGCTGCTGCCCGCAGTAGTTCAGTTCGAATGTGAAGCTGAAATTTCATTGGACACCATAACACCCTTTACATCTACGGGACCTAATGAATGTGATTTAATTCCTGGTCAAATACGAGATTAA